Genomic segment of Sebastes fasciatus isolate fSebFas1 chromosome 3, fSebFas1.pri, whole genome shotgun sequence:
acaaagtaaaaggataatatttagaatttttgacagttggaatgtagcacaacatggaagtgaaagcagcgctctgtttatttaaatgtgaaattgcgataaaaatatgttgtctctaaaatctatgaatgattgtgataaataatcgtgatttcaatattgatcaaaataatcgtgattatcaaaCAGGggtcagcatttcacctctactactggctccatacaatctaaattcaCAGTCATAGGTTATTAAAATAAAGCCGACTACTTACTAACAGCAGGGTAAgaatacaaaaacaatacataGACCTCTTCGACATAATGTCAACACTTAatctcttcacattctgttgataatgttgGTTAATTTTTTGAATGTATTAAACTAAAATGATGTCCATATCTTACACATTGAACCTTAAATGTTGAATAGCGCATCACAACTGTTCATATGTCCTTTAATAGTGCAGAACCCACAGCTGACGCACAGACCTCACTGAATATCCAGTCAAGTTCCAGTTCCTTTAAACCATTAACCTGATCTGAGAtcacaacaacagagagagTTTGTGCTGCAACTGTTTACATGCTGTCAGGAAAAAGATCAGAGTTCAGGTTCATATCTTTATGTGCAATCATCTTCCTGCAAATATCGGCACGTTCTGCaatccaccccccccccccccccaccccccccccccccccccccccccccccccatgaaCGTGACTCGTGGTTCAAGTGTGAATATAAAGAGCAGGGAgacctcctcatcatcattgCATCCAACTGAGCTGatacctgaacaacatcacctTACATTTACCTGACAAGTAAGTTAGACACCTGCTGTATTTCTTTTCATTCAGTGGAGCTCATGGTtctgctctccctctctataTTTTTAACAGCAGATTTTTCTTCTCCACAGTTGATCATCACCATGAAGACGGTCCTGGTCCTCTCCATTCTCCTCTGTGCTGCATTTGCAGCTCCGGCTGAAGACAAAGAGAAGCATGCTCCAGGTCAGTATTGAAGGTCTTTgctttaatacacacacacacacacagacagacagtcagacctACATCTATCTAACACCAACATTAATGTGATTCATccacagaagcagcagcagcagaggcccTGAAGGAACAGTCGGTTGCTGCACCTGGTTAGTGTCCTCTTTAAATCTCATgcagctttttttctgtttggtttaatgatttatttagcCTGCGATGTGACAGCTAGTTGAGAAAAATTAACTAAACAAATGATCAAAATAGCTCAACTAAGTCAACTAATATCCAAAGCCAGGATAAACAAGTTCCACCAGTATGCTCCGATTTCAAGTTTTGAGTTTTTCTGACTTGTCAATCTGTTTGTTGTTGAAAGGGAAGAATAATTCAAGATAGATATACTGTAATGTCAAATACTCTCAACTAAAACGAGGTCTGATGAAGCTGTTgatgtttcagagatggaggacaAGATGATGAAGAAAGAAGAAGCGTCTGTCCCAGAAGATTCTGTCCCTGTTCCCAGAAACGGTAATcaggaaggacacacacacacacacacacacacacacacacacacacacgccacccTATAGGCTGCGGCTGCTCATAGTCAACTTAGCCATGAAATACATATTTCAGTTATCACAGTTATACTTTATCAAGTACTCCCGACCTGTCCCACATATTGTTGTACTATAGAAAAAAGTTCAATTAGATTAAAGACATTTAAACAACAATATGCACACAATACATgtacaatattttttatttatttttatactacttctctctctctctctctctctctctctctctctctctctctctctctctctatgcagtatatacatatatatatatatatatatatatatatatatatatatatatattgtatattttacaCAATAGTACTAATCATTGTGTTGactgtttctctgtgtttgtgcagcACTTCAGTCTGAGGAGGCAGCAGCACCTGAATGTAAGACCCACTTCACTGTTTTAATCTTTCCTTTATGCTCCTTCATGACTGAGGTCGTCATGGCAACAACAATGACACCATtgaaagagaaaatacaaataaaagtcaaacaCCTCTCTCCAAATATCACAAATGTCATGTAGAACGTCAAATGTCTTAAGTATTTAAGCATGACGTGCTTTAAAGGACCAGAGCAGTATTTTTGCATGTGTTATTATATTAACTACTTACAACATGTCTATTATACTCCACTACTAACTATTCTCCAAAATACATCAgatacatacagacagatgTTGGTGTCATTAGAACAGCAGTTTCTTCCTTAGGAGGCTGTAAAAAGTGAGTTTAGAAAGGACCTCTTATCGTTGTATTTCAGTCAGTCAAACTGCTCTGttctctcttctgtctgtctgcagctcgTTATAACTTCTGTCCAGAAGGCTGGTTCAGCCTCGGCTCTCGCTGCTTCCTCTTCGTCAATGCTCCCATGAACTGGTACAGTGCCGAGGTACTGctgctgtaatataataatatataatataataacttctATATTGGTATTGTGAGCAGCTTAATAACTCGTATAGCTTTTCCTGTCATCTGATAGACTTTGTTATAGACTACTTTAGAAGTTAACCATCAAACGATGAATGTTCCACTGGATGGTGACGGTaggtcagtcagtctgtcaccATCAGTCCATGAAAAGATGAGCTGCTCACATCGAAGCTAAAGACAATTCCATTTGGAaaagaaaattaagaaaaacTATTTAGTTGTATAGCCCCAAAAGATCCCGATGTGCTTCCTCTGTCTGACAGGAGTACTGCAATGGCCTGGGTGCCCACCTGGCTTCTGCGACCAACGGCAGAGAGTACAGCTTCCTCCAGCAGATCACACGGACAACCGGTCAGACCACCGTGTGGCTCGGAGGCTTCTATCTGCAGGTCTGATTTAGGAAGAAAATACCACTATGTCCAGATCAAGATCAGGACCTGGTCTAAAATGGGGTCTAGAATTACACAAGATGAATACAAGAGCAAATGAAGAGACTATAAGACAACACTTCCTTACACTcatgctctctttctcttagGGCCGGTGGATGTGGATCGACCGTGAGGGTTTCTATTACACCAACTGGTACGCCCAAGAAGCCGCCAACGGCTGCCCCTGCGTCTACTTACGCACCAGCAGTAAGTCCACCTGTTTGCCTTGGCACACTAGTTACATGAGTTAAACTTCTCACTACTTTTACCTGTTTTCAATTATTGTTTTCTCACCCGTGAAGCAAACGTAGCCTTAGCTAATGTGTTAGTTCAGATCAAGTTTACAACGTGGCTATCTGTGAAGGTGCTGcctggcttcttttttttttttgctgaagaGGGCAACATCAGACACATTTATCATTTTTGGAATATTTTTTCCATCCCAGTTATAATCagtttaagttaagttaagtttcACTCACACTTAACCATGAGTGCCACAAGCTCTCCATCTCTTTTCAGTCCAAATAAgatttacatatataaatacagttgtaAGAGGTGTGAATGTTCTACCTGGATTTCTGTCTTGGTCTCAGAGAGTGGATATCTGTATTTATATGTCTTGATAGGGAACAATGCCCAGATCAGAGTTAAAGTGACATTAGAGTATACAAGTCTTCCATCTTTCACCCTTTTTGGTCTGAGTGctaatttattacattttctgtGGAAAAAGGCAATTCAGTGATATTACAGTGAACATTATGGTGTATAATTTGTTagattaaaaatggatttattgttaatgttgttattttttctcttttttttaaatcaaatttcagATGGTTGGGGCAACTACCCGTGTACCTCTTCTTTCCGCTTCATCTGCTCCAAGAACCCTTTCAGCTGTTAATATACGGACTAAACATCTGGGGCCTTGGGACGGATCGGCCGGTGTTATTTTTTCCGTTTAAAGCCAAATACTGAACTTTGTTGTGTGTATTACTGAATTATAGATTTCCATCGTGTATTCTTCAAAACGTTCAATGATGAAGTGTTAAATAACTTTTGTGTTAAAGAGTTTGTGATTGTGGCGGTAGACTTGTTTTACATAATAAAGACTTGTAAGAACAGGACAATGTGTGATCTTCCTTTAAGAGCTTTGTTGAAAAGTGGTTGTTGAAGTCCAGCTGTAGTCTGAAGACGGACAGTCATTCATCAGGTTTGTATCAAAGCCGTTCAAATAATATCACACGTCTCAAAACTAATGCTTTAATCCCTGGTCGTGGTGTTATAAGAGGTATGATAAATCAaaggaaacacagacaaagagG
This window contains:
- the LOC141765148 gene encoding ladderlectin-like, whose product is MKTVLVLSILLCAAFAAPAEDKEKHAPEAAAAEALKEQSVAAPEMEDKMMKKEEASVPEDSVPVPRNALQSEEAAAPESRYNFCPEGWFSLGSRCFLFVNAPMNWYSAEEYCNGLGAHLASATNGREYSFLQQITRTTGQTTVWLGGFYLQGRWMWIDREGFYYTNWYAQEAANGCPCVYLRTSNGWGNYPCTSSFRFICSKNPFSC